Proteins encoded in a region of the Flavobacterium sp. MDT1-60 genome:
- a CDS encoding Ku protein codes for MRSIWTGSISFGLINIPVKLFSAVQESNLDLDMLDSKDHSNITFKRFNESTGKEVTYGNIIKGYKIEDKYVILEDEDFQAADAVKTKTIDIQSFVAEKDIDSIYYEQPYFLEPDKGAMKAYALLRDALAESGKVGVTSFVLRNKESLAILKPYKNVIVLNRIRFEQEIRDPSELKLPPVAKTSAKEINMAEKLIDQLTERFDISSFKDEYTAKLLDIIKKKAKGKVTKKPAELKVVHKQSDDLMEMLKASLETKKKKSS; via the coding sequence ATGAGATCAATATGGACAGGTTCAATCAGTTTTGGTTTAATAAATATTCCGGTAAAATTATTTTCAGCCGTACAGGAAAGTAACCTCGATTTGGATATGCTGGATTCAAAAGATCATTCAAACATTACTTTTAAAAGATTTAATGAAAGTACAGGCAAAGAAGTAACATATGGAAATATCATTAAAGGCTACAAAATTGAAGACAAATATGTAATTCTGGAAGATGAAGATTTTCAGGCTGCCGATGCGGTAAAAACCAAAACAATAGATATTCAAAGTTTTGTGGCTGAAAAAGATATTGACAGTATATATTATGAGCAGCCTTATTTTTTGGAACCTGACAAAGGCGCAATGAAAGCCTATGCATTGCTTCGTGATGCACTTGCAGAATCTGGAAAGGTAGGGGTAACCAGTTTTGTTCTCCGAAATAAAGAAAGTCTGGCTATTTTAAAACCCTATAAAAATGTTATTGTTTTAAACCGAATCCGATTCGAACAGGAAATTAGAGATCCATCCGAATTAAAACTTCCTCCAGTTGCTAAAACCAGCGCGAAAGAAATTAATATGGCTGAAAAATTAATTGATCAGCTTACCGAAAGATTTGACATCAGTAGTTTTAAAGATGAATATACAGCTAAACTTTTGGATATTATTAAAAAGAAAGCCAAAGGAAAAGTAACCAAAAAACCGGCAGAACTTAAAGTGGTTCACAAACAATCTGATGATCTTATGGAAATGCTGAAAGCAAGTTTAGAAACTAAAAAGAAAAAGTCTTCTTAA
- a CDS encoding PQQ-dependent sugar dehydrogenase, translated as MRHFNYIAVFSSALLIACSCSNDNPATNPDPGTPTNPVENNPANTTYSPAFSGQTRIGGLQTNTSYEGKVITSALTAPWGVKSLPDGRLLITQKAGTMRIVKVTGEVSAPITGIPTVNPAGQGGLLGLCLDPEFSSNRMIYWVFSEASTGGNQTSVAKGKLSADEKTIEGAVVIYRANPANPSDLHYGGRILFDQTGNLIVSTGERSVLQTRPLAQSVTAGLGKVIRITKNGQAATGNPTFTQAGALPELYSIGHRNPQGLALNSVTGEIWLSEHGPRGGDEINRLKAGANYGWPTITYGIEYSGEKVGAGIQKQDGLEQPVYYWDPVVSPSGMTFYTGNRVPEWQNNLFIGALSGMHIVRLAIENNKVVGEERLLAGEGQRFRDITQGNDGALYAVTDQGRLYKIDKK; from the coding sequence ATGCGACACTTTAATTATATTGCTGTTTTTTCGAGCGCTTTGCTAATTGCATGTAGCTGCTCTAACGATAATCCTGCTACAAATCCGGATCCCGGAACACCGACAAATCCGGTAGAAAATAATCCGGCTAATACAACTTATAGTCCGGCTTTTTCAGGGCAAACGCGAATTGGTGGTTTACAAACGAATACTAGTTATGAAGGAAAAGTTATTACTTCAGCACTAACTGCTCCCTGGGGTGTAAAAAGTCTTCCTGACGGCAGATTACTGATTACTCAAAAAGCAGGAACGATGCGTATTGTTAAAGTTACCGGAGAGGTAAGTGCTCCAATTACAGGTATTCCAACGGTGAATCCGGCAGGGCAGGGCGGATTATTAGGTTTATGTCTTGATCCTGAATTTTCTTCAAACCGAATGATTTACTGGGTTTTTTCTGAAGCATCAACAGGAGGAAATCAAACTTCAGTTGCCAAAGGAAAATTATCAGCAGATGAAAAAACAATAGAAGGAGCGGTGGTAATTTATCGCGCTAATCCTGCAAATCCGAGTGATTTGCATTATGGTGGACGTATACTTTTTGACCAAACCGGAAATTTGATTGTAAGTACCGGAGAACGCTCTGTATTACAAACAAGACCGTTGGCACAATCTGTTACAGCGGGATTGGGAAAAGTAATCAGAATTACAAAAAATGGACAAGCTGCAACAGGTAATCCAACTTTTACACAAGCCGGAGCTTTACCGGAATTATATAGTATTGGTCACAGAAATCCGCAAGGATTAGCACTTAATTCGGTAACTGGAGAAATCTGGTTGTCTGAGCACGGACCAAGAGGAGGAGATGAAATTAATCGCCTGAAAGCAGGTGCAAATTATGGATGGCCAACGATTACTTACGGAATCGAATACAGCGGAGAAAAAGTAGGAGCCGGAATTCAAAAACAAGATGGTCTGGAACAACCTGTTTATTATTGGGATCCGGTAGTATCGCCAAGCGGAATGACTTTCTACACAGGAAATCGTGTTCCTGAATGGCAAAATAACCTTTTTATTGGTGCATTAAGTGGTATGCACATTGTTCGTCTGGCTATAGAAAACAATAAAGTTGTTGGCGAAGAAAGACTTCTTGCCGGAGAAGGTCAACGCTTTAGAGATATTACACAAGGAAATGATGGCGCGTTATATGCAGTTACAGATCAGGGTCGACTTTATAAAATTGACAAGAAATAA
- the ligD gene encoding DNA ligase D, with amino-acid sequence MSLSKYNKKRDFKQTQEPKGKVEKSLNKLIFVVQKHAASHLHYDFRLEMDGVLKSWAVPKGPSMDPDVKRLAMMVEDHPYSYKDFEGTIPAGNYGAGNVIVWDNGTYTPSEKTTSPEKTLLANLKKGRLSFVLNGEKLKGEFSLVKLNGKQENAWLLIKKNDKYVNDNDILRKDKSVISKRTLDQLGEKATEIIPDSKEEEKQTEKTAKKSGKAAEFIKPMLATITDKAFDDEDWIFENKYDGYRTIAVINPNDDVELYSRNEISFNTNFKPIAEELKKIDHAVVLDGEVVVEDEKSKASFQLLQNYLKTGFGNLKYYVFDLLSLDGNLVTNLSTLDRKELLKILFNKYNFSNIFYADHTIGDGIKQFELATKNTDEGIVAKKADSIYLSDKRSHDWLKIKTANQEEAIIIGITEPKNSRKHFGAILMAQYYGKRLQYIGKCGTGFTEQILEELYTKLQPFFITDSPLSEKTGLRDTIQWVKPKLVCQIKFSEWTDDKRLRHPVYLGLRIDKKPNEVFLPTNVKNPTELKEEEKMEDIKKNKTEDDYDLKVGKTVLHLTNQNKIYFPDDKITKGDVVQYYNEVADLMLPYLKNRPQSMNRFPNGIDGTSFYQKEVDIEKSPSWLKTKKIFSESNDADINYLICNNKETLLYMANLGCIEINPWNSTIQHLDNPDWLVIDIDPDNQDFTEVVKTALTVKEVMDELETECLCKTSGSTGLHVYIPLGAQYDYDSTKILAELIAKEVQSRLPDTTTLERSIKKRDRKIYIDYLQNRRAQTLAAPYSVRPKPGATVSTPLEWSEVNNKLHPSQFTINNVLNRFEKKGDLWTPVLQKGANVKKIIKKIEDRDRG; translated from the coding sequence ATGTCACTTTCCAAATACAATAAAAAAAGAGATTTTAAACAAACACAGGAACCCAAAGGTAAAGTTGAAAAATCACTAAACAAATTAATTTTTGTGGTGCAAAAGCATGCAGCTTCGCATTTGCATTATGATTTTAGGCTGGAAATGGATGGTGTTCTTAAAAGTTGGGCAGTTCCAAAAGGACCTTCAATGGATCCTGATGTTAAGCGTCTCGCTATGATGGTTGAAGATCATCCGTACAGTTATAAGGATTTTGAAGGTACTATTCCGGCTGGAAATTATGGTGCCGGAAATGTTATTGTCTGGGATAACGGAACTTATACTCCATCAGAAAAAACAACATCACCTGAAAAAACGTTATTGGCAAATTTAAAAAAAGGCCGGTTGAGCTTTGTTCTTAATGGCGAAAAACTTAAAGGTGAATTTTCATTGGTAAAATTAAATGGAAAACAGGAAAATGCCTGGTTATTAATCAAGAAAAATGATAAATATGTCAACGATAATGACATATTACGAAAAGATAAATCGGTTATTTCTAAAAGAACGTTAGATCAATTGGGAGAAAAAGCTACTGAAATAATTCCTGATTCTAAAGAAGAGGAAAAACAAACCGAAAAAACAGCTAAAAAGTCTGGTAAAGCTGCTGAATTCATTAAACCGATGTTAGCCACAATTACTGATAAGGCATTTGATGATGAAGATTGGATATTTGAAAATAAGTATGATGGTTACAGAACTATTGCAGTTATCAACCCAAATGATGATGTTGAATTATATAGTAGAAATGAAATCTCTTTCAATACTAATTTTAAACCCATTGCAGAAGAATTAAAAAAAATTGATCATGCGGTTGTGTTAGATGGAGAAGTTGTCGTTGAAGATGAAAAAAGCAAAGCAAGTTTTCAATTGCTTCAAAATTACCTTAAAACAGGTTTTGGAAACCTAAAATATTATGTATTTGATTTACTTAGTTTAGACGGAAATCTTGTCACCAATTTGTCTACTCTTGACCGAAAAGAACTATTGAAAATTTTATTTAATAAATATAATTTTTCAAATATTTTTTATGCCGACCATACTATTGGCGACGGTATAAAACAATTTGAACTCGCTACAAAAAATACAGACGAAGGTATTGTTGCTAAAAAAGCAGATAGCATTTATCTATCAGACAAACGCAGTCATGACTGGCTTAAAATTAAAACCGCCAATCAGGAAGAAGCGATTATCATAGGAATTACAGAACCAAAAAATTCGAGAAAGCATTTTGGTGCCATTTTGATGGCGCAATATTATGGAAAAAGACTTCAATATATTGGAAAATGCGGAACCGGTTTTACGGAACAAATACTTGAGGAATTGTACACTAAACTACAACCCTTTTTTATTACCGATTCGCCTTTGAGCGAAAAAACGGGCCTTAGAGATACCATTCAATGGGTAAAACCAAAATTAGTTTGTCAGATAAAATTTTCTGAATGGACAGATGATAAACGCCTCAGACATCCTGTCTATCTCGGTCTGAGAATAGATAAAAAGCCGAATGAAGTTTTTTTACCAACGAATGTTAAAAATCCAACTGAATTAAAAGAAGAAGAAAAAATGGAGGATATTAAAAAAAATAAAACAGAGGATGATTATGATTTAAAAGTGGGCAAAACAGTACTTCATCTAACCAATCAGAATAAAATTTATTTTCCTGATGATAAAATTACCAAGGGAGATGTTGTTCAATATTATAATGAAGTTGCTGATTTGATGCTTCCATATTTAAAAAACAGACCACAATCAATGAATCGTTTTCCTAACGGAATTGATGGCACCAGTTTTTATCAAAAAGAAGTTGATATAGAAAAAAGTCCGTCCTGGTTAAAAACAAAAAAGATATTCTCTGAATCGAATGATGCAGACATAAACTATCTTATTTGCAACAATAAAGAAACCTTACTTTATATGGCCAATTTAGGCTGTATTGAAATCAATCCGTGGAATTCTACTATTCAGCATCTTGATAATCCGGATTGGCTCGTTATTGATATTGATCCTGACAATCAAGATTTTACCGAAGTCGTAAAAACAGCTTTGACCGTAAAAGAAGTCATGGATGAATTGGAAACCGAATGTTTATGCAAAACTTCAGGATCTACCGGACTCCATGTTTATATTCCGTTAGGAGCACAATACGATTACGATTCAACAAAGATTTTAGCTGAATTAATAGCCAAAGAAGTGCAATCGCGTTTACCGGATACAACAACTTTAGAACGCAGCATTAAAAAAAGAGATCGTAAAATTTATATTGATTATTTACAAAACAGACGTGCTCAAACTTTAGCGGCGCCGTACTCTGTTCGTCCTAAACCGGGTGCGACAGTTTCAACTCCTTTAGAATGGAGCGAAGTAAATAACAAATTACATCCATCGCAATTTACCATAAATAATGTATTAAACCGTTTTGAAAAAAAGGGAGATCTATGGACACCCGTTTTACAAAAAGGGGCTAACGTTAAAAAGATCATTAAAAAAATTGAAGATCGCGACAGAGGTTAA